The Enterobacter asburiae genomic sequence GATATCAGTACATTGAAGGAAGCGGTAGCCGCCATCCCTTCACTGGAAAAAAATAATAATATGGGACGAGCTGCACGTGAACGTGTAAAAGACGCAACTCCCGAAAAACTATCAAGTCAGCTTATTACGCTTTATCAAAAATTACTGGATTAAAAATGCGCATCCTAATGATTATTGATGGTTTACCCGGTGGAGGAGCCGAAAAAACGGTTCTTACACTCTCCCGCGGGTTAATAGAAATGGGGCATCAGGTCTCTCTATTCTCTCTGCGGAAAGTGTGCGACTACGCCATCCCGGAAGGCATCGATTATCAGGTTGTTCAGGACACATGTAAAAAACCGTGGCGAAAGCTGACGGAGATCCCACGCCGCGCCCAACTGCTGGATCAGGCGATTGAGCGAGCTGAACGCAGCGGCAAATTTGATGTGGTGTTCTCTCACCTGCACAAAACCGACCGCATTGTGGCGCACTGCCGCGCGCTGGAACGTGACAAAGTCTGGTTCTGCGTGCACGGCATGTTCTCGTTTTCCTATCTTCGCCATCGCAGCGGACTTTCGCGCTGGTTTAAACATCTTAAAATTCGTCATACCTACGAAAACCGCAACGTTGTCGCCGTCTCAGGCGCCGTGTTGAAAGATCTTTCCGAGACGCTGGCGCTCAATCTTCGACGCAAAGCGGTTATCCATAATCCTTTCGATATTCCTGAAATTCAGCGTCTGGCGGATGCGCCCTTCGAGATGCAGGGAAAGGATTACATTATTCATGTTGGCCGCTTCCATGAGCACAAACGCCATGACCGGCTCTTACGTGCGTTCGCCCTGAGTAAAATTGACACCACGCTGGTCATGATGGGCAATGGATCTGACGCTCAAATTCGCAAGCTCAAGCAGCTTGCAGCCGAGCTGGGTATTGAAAACAAAACGGTTTTCCGCCCGTTCGATTCCAATCCCTATCCGTGGATTAAAGGGGCACGCCTTTTAGTGTTAAGTTCTGACTGCGAAGGTTTTGGTAATGTGCTGGTCGAAGCCATTATCTGCCAGACGCCACCGGTCAGTACAAATTGCCCCGGAGGCCCTGCCGAAATCCTCACCGGCGCCTTAGCGCGCGGGCTGGCAGAGTTAAATGACGCGTCACTGGCAAAAACGCTGGCGGATATTTATACCGCCCCGCCGGTCGTTGGCGATGCGACCATCGCGTCGTTCGGTATCAATGCCATTTGCCAGCAATATATTGCTCTGGTCGACAATCAAAAATAATCAGGTTTCTTATGCAAAATTCTGCCCCATTGTTAAGCGTGGTGGTTGCCGTTTATAACGGTGAAGCTTTCCTGGATCAGTTCTTTACCTGCCTTGTGAATCAACGCATCGACAACATGGAAGTCATCATTGTCAATGACGGCTCTACTGACCGCTCGATGGAGATCGTCGAAAAATGGCGAGAAAAACTACCGCAGATGCAGGTTATAGAACAGCAAAACCAGGGCGTATCCATCGCGCGTAACACCGGTCTGGCCGTTGCGACGGGTCAATATCTCTCTTTCCCGGATATTGATGATGTCTTTAAACCCGGCATGTACCAGCGCCTGCTGGATATGGCCGTCACGCAGGATCTGGATGTCGCCACCTGTAACGGGAACTACGTCTGGGAGAATAACAAGAAACCCTCGCGCCCGATCTTCCCTGAAGACAAACTGGCTTCGACAGGGGTCATGGCTGGCCCTGCGTGGTTAAAAATGGCGCTGGATTCACGTAAGTTCCTTCACGTCACCTGGTTGAACATCTATCGCCACGACTTTATCCGTAAACACAGTTTCCATTTCGAACCCGGCCTGCGCCATCAGGATATCCCATGGACCACCGAAGTGCTGCTTGCGGCAGAGCGGGTTCAGTACACCAGTGAACGTTATTACGACTACTACATTCACTCCGCATCGGTGTCCCATATGCCGGACAATGACGACACGCTGATTCGCTCCGCGCGTCACTACATGAAAATCCTGCAGATGCTCGATGCCATCAATCAGCGCTACCCGGATAAAGTAAAAGGGATCCCTGCCTGCCACTGGCAAATTGCCAAAGAAGGGCTGGGCATTATTCACACCTTCGACAACATGAAGGATGAGAAGAAGAAATCAATGATTATTAAAGAGTTCTTCGAAACAGGCATCTGGAAACTCATCTGGAAAAGTGCAAAAAGTCCGCGTCTGCGCTGGCGGCTGGGTCGACGTTATTTCCGTTTGAAACGGTATCTGGCATAAGAGATAGCTTTACCTGGCCTAAATGCTTAGAATTTGCCCGCCGAAACTAAAAAAACGGATAATCGCTTGGAATTGTTGTATACCGCTCTGCTCTACATCATTCAGCCACTGGTGTGGCTGAGACTGTTGCTTCGTAGCCGGAAAGCGCCTGCGTATCGTAAACGCTGGGCTGAACGCTATGGCTTCTGCCGCAATAAAGTCGTACCGGACGGTATTTTGCTGCATTCCGTTTCTGTCGGTGAAACGCTGGCGGCGATCCCGCTGGTTCGCGCCCTGCGTCACCGCTACCCTTCGCTGCCAATCACCGTCACGACGATGACGCCAACCGGCTCGGAGCGCGCGTTATCCGCTTTCGGTAAAGACGTGCAGCACGTCTATCTGCCTTACGATCTGCCCTGCGCCATGAATCGTTTCCTCAACACCGTGCGCCCGAAGCTGGTGATCGTGATGGAAACCGAACTGTGGCCGAACATGATTTCCGCTCTGCATGCCCGTAAAATCCCGCTGGTCATTGCCAACGCGCGCCTGTCAGAGCGCTCGGCGAAAGGTTACGGCAAGCTGGGTAAATTTATGCGCCGCCTGCTGAGCAAAATTACGCTGATTGCCGCGCAGAACGAAGAGGACGCGGCGCGCTTTATCTCTCTGGGCCTGAAACGCAACCAGCTTGCGGTAACGGGGAGCCTGAAGTTCGATATTTCCGTTACCCCTGAGCTCGCCGCCCGCGCCATCACGCTGCGTCGCCAGTGGGCCCCGCGTCGTCAGGTCTGGATTGCGACCAGTACCCATGATGGCGAAGAAGAGATCATCCTGCAGGCTCACCGCAAGCTGCTGGAAAAATTCCCTGATTTACTGCTGATCCTCGTGCCTCGCCATCCGGAGCGTTTTAAAGATGCCCGTGAAATGGTGCAGAAAGGCGGCTTCAGCTTCACGCTGCGCAGCAGCGGTGAAATCCCTTCCGGCAGCACCCAGGTGGTGATTGGCGATACGATGGGCGAACTGATGCTGCTGTACGGAATCGCTGATCTCGCGTTTGTCGGTGGCAGCCTGGTAGAACGCGGCGGTCATAACCCGCTGGAGCCGGCAGCCCACGCCATTCCGGTGCTGATGGGGCCGCACACGTTTAACTTCAAAGATATCTGCGCGAAATTACAGCAGGCCGATGGCTTATTTACCGTGACCGATGCGGATTCGGTGGTCAAAGAGGTATCGACCCTTCTGACTGACGAAGATTATCGCCTGTGGTACGGGCGTCATGCCGTCGAAGTGCTGCACCAGAACCAGGGCGCACTGACCCGTCTGCTGCAGCTTCTGCAACCTTATCTGCCCCAGCGGAGCCACTGATGTCAACGCGTCTGTCGGTCGTCATGATCGCCAAAAACGCCGCCGACCTGCTTCCGGATTGCCTGGCGTCGGTTGCCTGGGCTGACGAGATAGTCATTCTTGACTCCGGAAGTACGGACAACACGGTGGACGTTGCCCGGGCAGCAGGCGCAAAAGTCTTTGTCGACGCTGACTGGCAGGGCTACGGCATCCAGCGCCAGCGCGCGCAGGGACATGCCACAGGTGATTATGTCCTGATGCTCGATACTGACGAGCGCATTACGCCAGAACTTCAGCAGGCCATTCAGGCGGTGCTTTCCTCGCCCCAGCCTGGCGCCGTATAC encodes the following:
- a CDS encoding glycosyltransferase → MRILMIIDGLPGGGAEKTVLTLSRGLIEMGHQVSLFSLRKVCDYAIPEGIDYQVVQDTCKKPWRKLTEIPRRAQLLDQAIERAERSGKFDVVFSHLHKTDRIVAHCRALERDKVWFCVHGMFSFSYLRHRSGLSRWFKHLKIRHTYENRNVVAVSGAVLKDLSETLALNLRRKAVIHNPFDIPEIQRLADAPFEMQGKDYIIHVGRFHEHKRHDRLLRAFALSKIDTTLVMMGNGSDAQIRKLKQLAAELGIENKTVFRPFDSNPYPWIKGARLLVLSSDCEGFGNVLVEAIICQTPPVSTNCPGGPAEILTGALARGLAELNDASLAKTLADIYTAPPVVGDATIASFGINAICQQYIALVDNQK
- a CDS encoding glycosyltransferase; amino-acid sequence: MQNSAPLLSVVVAVYNGEAFLDQFFTCLVNQRIDNMEVIIVNDGSTDRSMEIVEKWREKLPQMQVIEQQNQGVSIARNTGLAVATGQYLSFPDIDDVFKPGMYQRLLDMAVTQDLDVATCNGNYVWENNKKPSRPIFPEDKLASTGVMAGPAWLKMALDSRKFLHVTWLNIYRHDFIRKHSFHFEPGLRHQDIPWTTEVLLAAERVQYTSERYYDYYIHSASVSHMPDNDDTLIRSARHYMKILQMLDAINQRYPDKVKGIPACHWQIAKEGLGIIHTFDNMKDEKKKSMIIKEFFETGIWKLIWKSAKSPRLRWRLGRRYFRLKRYLA
- the waaA gene encoding lipid IV(A) 3-deoxy-D-manno-octulosonic acid transferase; amino-acid sequence: MELLYTALLYIIQPLVWLRLLLRSRKAPAYRKRWAERYGFCRNKVVPDGILLHSVSVGETLAAIPLVRALRHRYPSLPITVTTMTPTGSERALSAFGKDVQHVYLPYDLPCAMNRFLNTVRPKLVIVMETELWPNMISALHARKIPLVIANARLSERSAKGYGKLGKFMRRLLSKITLIAAQNEEDAARFISLGLKRNQLAVTGSLKFDISVTPELAARAITLRRQWAPRRQVWIATSTHDGEEEIILQAHRKLLEKFPDLLLILVPRHPERFKDAREMVQKGGFSFTLRSSGEIPSGSTQVVIGDTMGELMLLYGIADLAFVGGSLVERGGHNPLEPAAHAIPVLMGPHTFNFKDICAKLQQADGLFTVTDADSVVKEVSTLLTDEDYRLWYGRHAVEVLHQNQGALTRLLQLLQPYLPQRSH